The segment TTTTGAGAATAGTTATAAAAATTGCTTCTTCCCCACAAACCAATCGGATCCTGATTCACAAACCGACCCGCATCAGGCTCATAATACCTGAAAAAATTGTAATGCAGACCCGTTTCACGGTCGGCGTACTGGTTTTGAAGCCGGAACGGCTGGTATGCGCTATCCTTTACCTTGGTTTCCTCTTTCAGACGACCCCAGCCGGTATAGTTGCCGAACCATAAGAGGTTGCCGTCTTTATTGGTCATCTCGCGTGGAATACCGATTTGATTGCAGTGGAAGTAGTAGGTTTGTTGGCGGCTTTCGCCGTCTTCGTTGGTCCAATTGCGTACCTGCGCCAAGGGTTCGTAGCTGTCGTATTGTAAGTGTCGGTAATGGTTTTGGGCAGCCATCGGGCGTTTTAGCCGTAGCTGGTGGTGTAACCGGCGGGATCGGTGATATTGATGGCGATTTGGTAGAGGTCGTCTGAAAATATCAAATCTTACTTTTGGTTTTTTTTCTTAGGATTTAATTCGTCTTTACGCTGCTTATAAAACTGCCAATATTTTTTGTCCTCAATACTAAATGGATAATATCCAGCATCATTATAAGCAATATCAAAATATTTATAAGCTTCATCATATTTTTCAAGGTCATAATAAAAAATACCAGCTAACAGATACGTCCCTGCATTAGTGGTTCCTAAGTCAGCAACACTTAAAGCAATACTCAGCCATTCCTTAGCCTGTTCATATTTTTGATTTTTATAATACAACTCAAACAAAGCAATCGTAACCATTGTCGTTGGATGCGCCCATTGGGTTACTGGCTTGGGTATTAGCTCAAATGCTTCTTTTAATAACTTTTCTTGTTCTAAAAAAGGTTTATTATAAGTCTCACAGACTAAATCATTAATCTTTGATTCTAATTCTGGATTAACTGCATCTAAATTCATAGCATACAACTCCTCAATAAAAATGAAACAATGTCAAATGTAAATTTTATATGTCAATCATGACCATAATTAGATTTCTGTCTTGGTCCGATTGGGTCAGTCATATCGTATCTACTTCGATTTTGTGCGCCACGAGAACAGTTTCTACCTTTTTCAAGCCTATAGTTATTTGAATCTCTCATCCATGACCTGACTTCAGGCGATTTGGTAGAGGACGTCTGAAAAAAGGTTATCTCTACTCAACAACCCAATCGATTCCTGATTAAACAAACTGCCAAGTTTGAGGTTCGTAGTAACGTATCAAGTTGTAATGTAGATAAGTCTCCTAGTTTCCTTACACTAATATATCCGTAATCGTAGAGAGGAAATCTAAAATAATACCTAAATATAAATTTTAAAATTCAATGTAATCATCATTATCCATGTAATAATTTAGAGCATCAATAAATTGATCTTTTGTAAAATTTGGATACCGTTGATACCGTTCATCTAAGTCATCGTAAACATCCATAAATACATCCCCACTACATAAAATATCTTATCCATTCATTATTTTTGGGCCGTTATCTAAATAACAAACCGTCTCTAAATCAAGAATACTCTCATCTTTATCAGAAGAAATATATATGTATGGAAATTTGGCAAATTTATCAGTATCATCATCATTGAATAATCTAGCACAATCAATAACTTCTGATATACTAATTTTTCTTCTATAAAATTTATCTAAATTCATTTTTTGTTCCTTCTATGATTAAATTAACATTTAGCTAATGGTTTACCAGTGCGATCGTTTAATTTTCCTCGTTGACCTGGTCTACCACCTCCCCATATACTTCTTCCACCTTTTCTTTGTGGGTGATATAGACCATGATTTCTTCTATGGTCATTATAATTAACCAGTACCAACCTTTTTGTATCCTCATGATGATGCCACGTTAGTCCCTGTTTATTTTTACCTTTTCTCCAATCGGGACTTGAACTCATATCTCCAGATCTCGGTATTTCCCGCGGGCTTTTTGATTTCGGCGCAGACGAGTTGGTTTTCTAAATCGTATTAGTAATATTGGTTTTCACCATTAGGCAGCTGGCGGTAGATCAGGTTGCCCAATGCGTGAATGAGAAATTTTTAAAGGACGAATGTTTCAGACGGCCTTGATGCTGATCAATAATCGGATTATTAAAGAACCAATATTTCAGACAGTCTCAAAGAACGGAGTGAGACTGTCTGAAAAACAGAAACCGCGTGCATACCGCATACACCCTACGTCAGGATTGAAGATTTTGTGCGGGCTACGGCTTGCTAATAATTAAACATTCCTTTTTTTACTAATAGAAAGTCTTCTAAAGAAGATGATATTTTTTCTAAGGAGTCTTCACTCATTACTCCCATGCCGACAGCAAAAATATTTTGATTTTTATTATCCATCAGAATGGCAACCCCTCCACCATTATCTCCAATCATAAGAAAATTCGGCAAATATTCTTTTACTTCATAGTCAATATTCCTTTGTTGGATATCCTCGGCTTCCAAAAGGGTTATCTCATCTCCAAATAATCCATTGCTTAGTTCTAAAAATTGAAGATATGAAGGATATAAAATATGCCACTCTGGAGGTAACATTTTTATAGCTTGGCTAGTAGCAGGATTATTTAAAGTATATAAGGCTTCTAATTCATGTCTATTCATTTTAAAGTGCTCCTAGTTCTCTGAAATACGTGTAACTTTGACTTAGTGCTCGTTTAATAACCTTTTATATTTCGATATCTGCCGTACGGGTGGATATCCTGACTAATATTTCACTATCACTAGCGATATTTTTTTCTTGGGTCTTTAAAAGTTCCTATAAACTTCAAATCATTGTAAAGTTTATCTGGATTTTCCTCATAAAATGTTGCATTAGAATAGTAATATAAAGAATTACCTTCATTTATTCCTTTCTCTTTTGCTACTTTCACAATATCTTTTATAACTTTATTGGAGTGTGCCCCAACTTCTTCTGCTAACACTTCAACTGGCACAATTTCCCCATTATCTGTCTGGAATGCCACAAAATAATCGGAATCAATAAATGAAACTCCAAAATCTGCAAAAGCTGGACAATGAGAATCTGAGTCCTCCATTCCATCTGTATATTCATTAAACTCATCAGGTGTTTTAAAAGATGTCCCCATCCACACAGAAATCATATCTTTAGTTGTTGAATCAATCATATAAGATCCTCTCTTTGTTCATAAATAATAATAATTATATTTTAACATAATAGGGTATTAATCTATATTCCTCAACATCCCCCAACAGATTTTTTACCACCACGAGTAAACTTTTCAGCAAAATTCTTAATCCTCATGATGGCACCACGTTTAGTTTTTGCTCCTTCCAATTTATCAGCCATTGAAACGGGGAACCATTCATGGAATCCTCCACCAGCCAACCCAATCGGATTCTGATTAACACTTCCCCTGCATCAGTCTCATAATACCTGAAGAAGTTGTAATGCAGCCCCGTCTCACGGTCGGCATACTGGTCCAGTTGCATACCTGTGCCAAGGGGTCGTAACGATCGTATTCGTAGCAAGACACCAGTCCCTCGGGCTGACTGTGTTCGAACATAATATGGTTTCGGTAGGCGAAACCGCGCAGCTTTTTACCGTCGCGTCCGTAAACGGTAGTGAGAAGTTGAATTGTTAAAGAACGAGAAAGGCCGTCTGAAAAGGTTTAGGATAGTGTTTTCAGACGGCATGATGTTATTTTTGTTAGATTTGCTAAATGATAAATATTTTTAAAATTGGTTATCCAAATTTTTTAAATTTCCTCTAGTTTTTCTTTCATCAAGTTTTCTAGCCAGTCTTCAAATTTTTCAAATTCCGTATCCTCTTCCCACTCTTCAGGAGGAATATCGGGAAAAAAAACACCAAAATTTTCATTTTCTTTTGTAAGAAGGAAACCAGCTTGCTCGCCAGTTCTTGGAATGGAAATTGTAATTAAGATATTAGGGAATAAATTACAATCAGTTCCTTCAAAAACTTGTTGTGACCAATCATAAAGTTCGTTAGGAGCTAAAAAATCGAATCCAGGTAGTAACTCATCTTGAAACAAAGTACAAGATCCTACTGTTAGAAGAAATTCTCTATATATATTAGGGAATTTGACTTTATATTTTTTCTCAAAATCATTTATCTCATTTATAGAAACATCATATCTTTTTTTAAAAATAAAATTTGATTTTCCATAAGTAATTAAGTTTCCATTACTAGATTTGATTAAATCTTGTATATCCACAAGAATTTTTTTGAAATTATCCATAAATTAATATCCTTTATTCAATTTTTATATCTATTATCTAGGAACAATCTGGTTAATTATTCCTGTTGGGGTACTATATGGCAAATGTGTTCGTAGGGCAGCCCCGTCTCACGATCGGCATACTAGTTTTACAATCGGAAGGGTTGGTATGCGCTATCCGTTACCTTGGTTTCCTCTTTCAGATGCCCCCATGCGGTATATTAGCCGTACCATAAGAGATTGCCGTCCTTATCGGTCATCTCTCTCGGGATGCTGATTTGGTAGCAGTGGAAGTAGTGGGTTTGTTGTCAGCTTTCGCCGTCTTCGGTTGACCAGTCGTGGACTTGCGCCAAGGGTTCATAGCTTTCGGGATCGGTGTAGATATAGGTATATTTGCCGTCCCAAACGAAGCGGGTTTCATCTTCGAGATTGTCTGAAAGGCAGAAACTGCCTACGTTCCGCACGCACCCTACGTTGGGATTGATGGTTTTGTGTGGGCTTCGGCTTGCTAGACTCAACCTACGCTTGGTGTTAGTTTTACATAAACTAATGAGCAATATAAAACGTCTAAATATTTGAAAGATTTATATTTTAGAGTTTTTTGTATTTGAAAAAAGGGGACCTTGTGGGGAAGGCTTGACCTAATTACGTTTATTTTTATGAGACCGAAAATTTAGAGATTCTTAAACCATCTAATTCAAATGTGAAAATAATAGAAACTCCTCCTTCTGTTTTTATCTCACACTCATGTTCCCACTCCTCCCTTGATACAAATTTCCATTTAATATCGGCAAAAGCCAAATATTGTACAAATTTTTCAATAGTTAATTTCCTATTAATTTTATATTTTTTAGCAATAGTTACACCTTTGAAATAAGGATCTATTGATAGCAAATAAATAACTTCATCCCTAAAACCAATTTCTAATCCCTTCCAAAAAATAGAAAAACCACTTTCTATATTATCGTCATCGTATAACCATTTAGACGAATGTTTGAATTGTTTCCGCTTTTGAAAACTACTATATGACATACCCACAGACAAATCTTCAAATCTGCCTGTTTTTAAGAAAGATGTGATATCCATAATAACCTCATTAACATTTTCCTAAATTTTTCAATTCCTCTTTTAGCTATATCCTTTCTTCTAGTGCTACTTTTTGGGTCATTTAAATCACCTTCAAAATCAGTCAGAGCCTTTTTTAGCTGATCTTTTGCTGATGAGGTTGTTAAAGAACCAATATTTCAGACAATTATTCTTCTTCTAAGACCATACGATTAAAACAGTCATACAAATTTTCTCCGACTAAATACATATTTTGCATCTTTTCTTCTTCAGGCATAGTTTTTCCAAAATCATCAAAATAATCTTCTTCATCCCATTCGTTTTCATGGTACCAATAAAAAATTTGTCCTATTTTTTCCCCTTTTATACAAAGACATATCCTATCTCCGCAGTTATTCTCAGCAATAGGTAAAAAATTCGTAGGAATCCTATTTTCCATTTTTTTTATAGCATTGCTCTATGAATAGCCAGTTTGATACGATTCCCCTTCCCCATAGAAACAACCAAATTCCCCTTTCTTTATTACAACATTTTCTATTGGTGAATCAGAGGGATAACAATAGCTTGGTAGTCCATTGTTATACATGGTTAATTTATAAAATACTTCATTTAGATATGTCTCTCCTCCAAAACACGTCAAATAATCTAAATAATCAGAAAATTCTTTTCTATCAACATCTAGAAATTTTGACATTATTTTTCGTGATAAAGGATCGAAAGGCTTTGCTCCGACCCTTGCAACTCCACCCATTTTCTCAACTAAACTCTTAATTTTCATTTTCATTACGCCTTTCAGTTATAATTTTGTCAAATAATCAACATTTCTTCTTAGGTTGTTTATTATGCATCACACTGACAGGACCTGTATGTCGAATACCATCATGTAAAGATTCAGGGATCAATTGAGCCGTATTCCTACTAGAATGATGCAAAATCAGATTATTTTGTCGTAAATAGGCTTTAGTATCTTGTACCGTAATTTGGAAGGATTATTTGGGGTAAAAGGAGAATGTCCTGAAATTCCTACCCATGTTCCATCTTTTGGCTAACGCCAGCCAGGAGGTTTAGGAGTACTTTTCTTCCAATAAATCCATCCTAATGGATCTATCCAACTTTTTGTATTGGTAGAAAATTGATAGAAATTTTCTCCTCCTGCTAACCCAATCGGATTCTGATTCACAAACCGCCCCACTTCAGGCTCGTAATACCTGAAGAAGTTGTAATGCAGTCCCGTCTCACGGTCGGCGTACTGGTTTTGAAGCCGGAAGGACTGGTATGCGGCATCCGTTACCTTGGTTTCTACTTTCAGACGATCCCGGCCGGTGTAGTTACCGAACCAAACCAGGTTGTCTTCGCCATCGGTCATCTCACGCGAGATGCCGATTTGATCGAAGTGGAAGTAGTGGGTTTGTTGGCCACTTTCTCCGTTTTCGTTGATGTGGTTTAGACAGGCGAAACCGCGTATGTGCGTACTGCTCATGCCCTAAGCCAGGATTGGAGGTTTCGTACGGGCTACGATTTGCTATAACTTACTTACAGAGTATTTCATGTTAGAGGAAGAAATTCCATCTTCAAATTATTACTAACAACTAATTCTTTGAATTTATCAGAAAAAGCCCAAATTAAATCATCATTTATATCTTTTGCACAAAACTCGAAGCCAGATATATTTTCAAAGAATATAGGTGGATAATCGATAAATTTCTCTCCATCTATTTCATAAAAATTTGATTTTTCCATATTTACCAATTCAGCAGTTAATTTAATTTTTCCAAGGAAAAATTTAAATTCATCATTCTTGATTCTAAGTTTAGCCGGAAAAAAATCTAATTCATTTTTTAATTTATCAGCCAATTTATTAATGAAAGTTTCAGAGAACAATAACATCTTAGGAATTGTTTGAATAAAATCTGTATTAGAAATATTTTTGGAGGTATATCCACTCTGAGCTATAAAAACTGCTTCATCTGTATAATTACCTTTATTGTAATTAATAAATTCTACAATTTTTCTATCATCCTGTTTTAAGTCCACATACGCTTCTTCATTATCAACAGCAGAGTATATTTGATAAAGAGTCATCATTTTTTCCTTTCTTACTATTACTTTTAGAAATTGGTGCAGTACAAGTATATTTACCGGTCCTAACCCCTTCTCTTAATTTGTTTTGCATTTTTAATATCTCTTCGGTGTTGTCAAACAATAATTTGATGCCATAACCGCATAGAGGTCGTTGTTATTGTTATTATAGGTTTCTAATAAAATTAATTTGGTCAGATAAATTATCTTTCTTAAAGATAATTCTATTTCCTTTATTATCAGTAACATAAATAATATCTTTAAGTTTCTTGCTTAATTCGCCCAAATCTCCAATAACAAAAAAAACTAATGTATTTGTTCTATATAAATCATCATTTATCAAATTCCAAACCATCTCAGATCCAGAAATATAGAATAAATCTGAACTATCAGCATTTTGAACATGCCAACCATAATCTAGTAAGAGGTTTATAAAATTATTTATTAGTTGATAACTCATCCTTATTTCCTTTGTAATTTTTCTAGAAAAATCCTTTAGGTACAGTCACAGCTGATTTTCCTAATCCTTTTAATATCGTTTCTTTAGATATATTTGCTCCTCCAGGTGACCAAATATCGGCACTATTTATCATATATTTCCAAATTTTCTAATTTCCCTTCATAGGTTATTTGAGCAGATATTTCCATATCAGGAAGAAACAAATTAGAATAGTATATAAATACTAAATCATCAAAATATGCTGTAATATTCATAATTCTTAAGTCATTTGCTAATTCTTTATTATCGGACTCCATTGATTCATAATCACTTTGCTCATAACAGGCTTGATTAATCTCTATTGAGATTTCTCTTATTAAATCATCAATGTTTATTTGTTTAAAAAAGCTCTCTATCTTATCAAGAATTGGATGAATTTGGCTTTCTCTTTGTATATCTCCTGATTCATCATCAATAAAAATGGTTATATCTTGCGGTTGCCTACCACTAGGCGATAAAGATATTAAAGCAGTAGCTTTACCGTCATTAATTTTTAAATTTTTAATCATGGATTAAATCCTTTCTAGGCGGTATGCCGATTTGGTCGTTGTGGAAATAGGCAGCTGCCGTCCCAAACGAAGTAGGTGCGTTTCGGGTCAGTGCTCGTCCAGGCGAGTTTGTCGTGGCGGTCTTTAGAAAGGCGGCATCCGAATGGGGCGTAGGCGTATATCCAAATTTCGGTATTGCCGGCGGACTTTTTGATTTCAGCACGGACGAGCTGGTTTTCTAAATCGTATTGGTAATATTGGTTCTCGCCATTAGTCAACTGGCGGTAGATCAGGTTGCCCAGTGCGTCGTAGATGTAGCGGAGGTTGAACACAGCACACAACCTACTTCGAGACTGGAGGTTTTATACGAGCTACGGCTTGCTTTAATTATTAAACTGGAATCATTCTACTAAAGCAATCATATAGATTTTTACCAATTAAATAGATATTTTGGAATTTTACTTCTTCAGGCATTTGTACACCAAATTCATCAAAATAATCTTCTTCATCCCATTCATTTTCATGATCCCAATAGAAAATTTGTCCAATTCTTTCTCCTTGAGTACATAGACAAATTAAATCACCAAATTCATTACTTGATATTGGTAGAAAATTATCTGGTATTCTATTTTTGTATTTTTCAAGCCTTTCACTAATTTGGGAGTTTTTTTGGTAGTTTATATTTTCACCATAAAAAAAGCCTAAATCACCACCATTCCATTCGATATTACCACCCACAGGAATATCGTCATCAGGATAACAATATTCAGGCAAATTACTATATGGTGTTAACTTAAATTCTTTTATAAATCCTGTCTCTCCACCAAATAATTCAAGATAATCCAAATAATCTGAAAATTCTTCTTTAGTAATATCTAAAAATTTAGACATTGATTTTCTAGATGTAGGAATCAGTGGTTCAAATGTAAACCTTTGAACTCCACCCATTTTCTCAACTAAACTCTTAATTTTCATTTTCATCACTCCTTTCAGTTATAATTTGTCAAATAATCAACATTTCTTATTAGGTCGTTTATTACACATAGTACATGTATGTATTCCACATATGCGTTACATTAAAACTAAAAATTTCATGTAGACTAAGAATTTCTTAAATCAGGAAGGATAATAGGTTTGTAACTAAGTACTTTATCAGCTATTTCCTCGGAGCTCATGTTTGTCCAATATATATAATCTGATATATTTGGATCTGTGACCAAATTTACTAATTTTTCAAGAAATACAGCTTCATCCTCTTCTGAACCTTCAAAATTTCTTAACTGATCAATCAGTTTGATTAAATATAATCTATCCAACATAATCCTATCCTCTTCCATAAAGATTATCCCCACCCAACAGCCCAATCGGATCCTGATTCACAAACCGACCGACCGTCCTGACCATATTTGTAGGCGGTTTTGGCCTAGATAGTTAAAGAACCAATATTTCAGACGACTTCGAAAAATGATTGAGGTCGTCTGAAAAACAGAAACGGTGTGCGAACCACATACACTCTACATTAGGACTGAAGGCTTTGTGCGGGCTACGACTTGCTTAATAAATTTATTGAATATTCCAATTAAAAATACTTATATGGATAAACATCAAACAAATTATTACTTATACTATTTACTGAATATATAAACTCACTTTTTATATTATCCGTAAGTGTCTCTCCTTCATCTAATAGGTGCTCTAAATCTCTGTATAACAAAGCCACCTGGATAAATTGTGAGAAATCTATCCCTAAATTTGTAAAGCCAGATCTGGTATACTCTCCAGCATCATGATTATAATGGAAAATGGTATTATCTATTTTATTTAAAAACCATCCATCTCCCTGTCCTGCTTGTCCAATACTCCAAAAACACCTTGATATTTCGGGATAATTACACTCTAGGTATCTATTTTCATTTAAAGCCTCTTCATAATTAAAAAGAGAAATATCAGGTATTATTTCTACTTCCTGATACTTAGCAATAAATAACAAATAGTTATTATCCAGCTTAGGAAGTTTATCTAACTTTTTAATTTCTACTTTACGCTTAATACATATATTAAAAAAATCCTCGGGAAATAATTTTGATTTGAACATAAAAGTATCCTCCATAAATCACAAACCATGTATCGGATTCACCGGCCGACCGACGCCCACCGCACCTTTGAAGGCCGGGAAGTTATAAATAA is part of the Veillonella nakazawae genome and harbors:
- a CDS encoding SMI1/KNR4 family protein, giving the protein MNRHELEALYTLNNPATSQAIKMLPPEWHILYPSYLQFLELSNGLFGDEITLLEAEDIQQRNIDYEVKEYLPNFLMIGDNGGGVAILMDNKNQNIFAVGMGVMSEDSLEKISSSLEDFLLVKKGMFNY
- a CDS encoding HNH endonuclease — its product is MSSSPDWRKGKNKQGLTWHHHEDTKRLVLVNYNDHRRNHGLYHPQRKGGRSIWGGGRPGQRGKLNDRTGKPLAKC
- a CDS encoding SMI1/KNR4 family protein: MDNFKKILVDIQDLIKSSNGNLITYGKSNFIFKKRYDVSINEINDFEKKYKVKFPNIYREFLLTVGSCTLFQDELLPGFDFLAPNELYDWSQQVFEGTDCNLFPNILITISIPRTGEQAGFLLTKENENFGVFFPDIPPEEWEEDTEFEKFEDWLENLMKEKLEEI
- a CDS encoding immunity 22 family protein; amino-acid sequence: MIDSTTKDMISVWMGTSFKTPDEFNEYTDGMEDSDSHCPAFADFGVSFIDSDYFVAFQTDNGEIVPVEVLAEEVGAHSNKVIKDIVKVAKEKGINEGNSLYYYSNATFYEENPDKLYNDLKFIGTFKDPRKKYR
- a CDS encoding RHS repeat-associated core domain-containing protein, giving the protein MSSTHIRGFACLNHINENGESGQQTHYFHFDQIGISREMTDGEDNLVWFGNYTGRDRLKVETKVTDAAYQSFRLQNQYADRETGLHYNFFRYYEPEVGRFVNQNPIGLAGGENFYQFSTNTKSWIDPLGWIYWKKSTPKPPGWR
- a CDS encoding SMI1/KNR4 family protein; amino-acid sequence: MFKSKLFPEDFFNICIKRKVEIKKLDKLPKLDNNYLLFIAKYQEVEIIPDISLFNYEEALNENRYLECNYPEISRCFWSIGQAGQGDGWFLNKIDNTIFHYNHDAGEYTRSGFTNLGIDFSQFIQVALLYRDLEHLLDEGETLTDNIKSEFIYSVNSISNNLFDVYPYKYF
- a CDS encoding RHS repeat-associated core domain-containing protein, producing the protein MAAQNHYRHLQYDSYEPLAQVRNWTNEDGESRQQTYYFHCNQIGIPREMTNKDGNLLWFGNYTGWGRLKEETKVKDSAYQPFRLQNQYADRETGLHYNFFRYYEPDAGRFVNQDPIGLWGRSNFYNYSQNV
- a CDS encoding SMI1/KNR4 family protein, with product MKIKSLVEKMGGVQRFTFEPLIPTSRKSMSKFLDITKEEFSDYLDYLELFGGETGFIKEFKLTPYSNLPEYCYPDDDIPVGGNIEWNGGDLGFFYGENINYQKNSQISERLEKYKNRIPDNFLPISSNEFGDLICLCTQGERIGQIFYWDHENEWDEEDYFDEFGVQMPEEVKFQNIYLIGKNLYDCFSRMIPV
- a CDS encoding SMI1/KNR4 family protein, whose translation is MENRIPTNFLPIAENNCGDRICLCIKGEKIGQIFYWYHENEWDEEDYFDDFGKTMPEEEKMQNMYLVGENLYDCFNRMVLEEE